The Rhopalosiphum maidis isolate BTI-1 chromosome 2, ASM367621v3, whole genome shotgun sequence genome segment gaCAAACTTACGAATTAAGCCTTCTTTGATCAcctaatattaactttaaatcattatatgcattaatagaacaatttttattcagtttatccactaaaaaaataaataaaaagaagaaactcattatatttatttattattggtactataaaattgataatatattaactataaaattgggttttaaatattttataattagtattaatttatgtttctgTATATCTATTTGTGAacaagataatattttcatgtttattgtcgtttcaatataaacaattagtaTTAGTAATAAAGACGATAGAATATGTCTGCTTGAAGCTTGGatgtttaaattcaatagaatggcatttaatagtttattattatgttttttttagcttaaaaatagaaaataacaaaaaaaggaTAAGACTGTGAATTAACTCAAAAAagcgaaaaattataaaataaaatgatgtatgtacctacatttataaaattataggtaacTGATAAAGCTTCGCTTTGaactagtaaaaaaaaaagtaagattCTTACTCTTTGtttgaattatgaatattatacaaattctaAAGAGGATGGTACAATTAATCAAAGAAAAATTAGGAAAAGATAAATGTTTGTGAATCCGAGAGCAATTGAAGCGTTTCCCCTTAATCacgaaaaaattttttatacatttcatggAATCGattcatcaaaatataaaatgtgttatagtaatacataataatatactcataattatttattattaaatatttttgttttattgttataaatataagtttttgaataataatactaatggaagaaaatgtttcaatataaACTTACCGTCTTTTAATTCGATGTTTTCAAATGCTTtcgaaagtattttatattgagcTATAAAAACCCAACAAAAAGATACTAAAAAAGTATCTATTAATAtcgaattatacaaaataaacaatccCATTATCACTTCGAttgcgtaaaaaataaaaaaatatttattgtaagtatttatagACACTGGGTaccgcatattaaaaatattttgataccgCTGATGATTGTTTTGATCAGTTGCAATCAAAAAGAAATTTACAACAAGTGGATATATTATCCAAATGATAAATGTCATAGTTGCAAATCcaaaaatgaaatttgtaAGTCGTATTGATTTGTTACGGACTTTCTCTAGTATTTCATTTCTAAATTTACAACATTGTTcactttttagaaaatttacaCGGGTTACATCAAATAAATCCCAAGTATCTTTtgctttatatataaatacacatattttcaCTACAGAGAGAAAATTGCTTGAATtgacaaaaatgaatataaatcgttcaatataattaattgtatcttCCATCTCCATACAACACCCCAACAGTccaaataatacacataattgtatacatacagTTAGTAAAATTCCagtaaaacgataaaaatgataacCGAAAATCTCTGTAGTATTTGGATTAAATACATGATAAAAACATGACAacttatataattctatattaatagCTACGTCAGGAACTTCAAACGAACTCATCttggtattattatagatataattcaactgaaaataatgttatcattttgtttaataattttaacaagttatacttattaaataatgattttacttacataaatatataaaattatataataaatttcaatagttttaCGTTGGGTAAGTTACTAAAGAATCAAAATTGAATCTTTTAAAATGCGTCGATCCAATTACATTATTCTCACCATACacattcaaaaattatcatttcaaGCATAAAGTTTTTTACTTACTGCTTTCGTCGAATGACAAACACTGTTAATAAACCTACGAGTTGTCCGTTTGTCCACTTGTCGTTTGCGTGACATTGAtactaattattcataatttgctTAGTATGCAGCCTTTACTTaggatatacatatacataatagatgTAAAAGTGCACTTTAAGCTCTAtttttacagaaaataaaaaatagatttgtttgtttgttttagtaaaatgtaaactttattataattttatgtgacccaataatattataccctaACTcacatttatcaaattataagtgaaatattttattataattctctGGAAATGAtacattaactataatttgttattaatataagaaatttaaattacacacCATAATAAGTTGAATACCGGTTATTTAAGAACCGATCCCCCAACCTTGCATATTGCTATATCGGTGAACCTTTAAAACAATCGATTTGTCCGAGAATGATCAACACCAATTTAGCCGACTTGGACTATCCATTTCTTCAAGTTAAAGTACAAGTAATCATTGACAATGAATTGTATAAGTAAGCCATCATAAACATCGtgctattaaattttttttaaataaaaaaagtaaaaaacattttttcttatacaattcatttttaacaaaaatttatttatataataagaggtacataaattatgtaaacatttaaaaaaatattctttttagtacttatagtataaaatattttacttcatatcaaaaacttataatacgattttttttgtaacctttttttttatttaaagataaattatttacaatatttacaatagagaaaaataagtatatacgataaataatgaacattaAATTGACACAACACTCGAATTGCGTcccgaaataaaaaataataataacaattgctAATTGTAATGTCGGGGCAATACCTTTTTgtttaggtaaatataatatgggaaaattcgtttttatttattttcattttccgtTTAGTAACCAAGTTATTTCTGTAACCTAcagaaaatatatctatattatttatagttcaaaTTAGATGGCACACATTTGACAGTGAGCATTTGTATTGTATCTGGAATCtggatacaaatatacaatgggTGCAATATAAACGAAACAACTCTAATGTTTCTAAACTGTTAACAACTTTGTTAAATTCAAATGTCATTTGAActcatacttttatttttataatttcaatcaaaaaattaaaattaaatatttatttatataagatcATGGTCTATATAACACCAAACACTAATAGGTCTATTTTTAAGAAAGAAGtctcatttttcatttataatctatatttatagcaAATACTTACTTGATATTGaagtttatgatataaatgttttcattttccactaaagaataatttaacttttgctTGATCTTATACTATAGTGGTTAgtgatataaatactaatatacatgtatataatttacttaattaactGTTTCAaccaactaaatattttttttttaaatgctataatattaaagtatattaatatccaTATTGTAACATGCCTGGTATCTCGTCTAAGTTTGATGGAAAAACATAGCaacacatataaatttatcaaacatttaaaataataaaaatctgtatttactaattactaatcatCAGCGATATTACTAAAGCAACcagtttttatgaaattaatcaatctataattaaataattaacaaacaaacacaatcaaattatatttatttaaatgattcctcgttcattttaaaattaaatagaaaaattgaaatattttgaaaaaaaacattgtatatatcaataattataaaaataacttaatgatATGATAGAATGTTGTTTTCACATTTCACATATTaccttttttgtataaatattattagtttgttcaaaatcaatataaaagagtataaatactataatgttgatataataatgtgtaaataaagttcattaatataatattatttttgtttacaataatattattagcagGACTTGTCACTtggaatagtaaaattattactaaagatttattttaatttataataataactcataaGAAACATTAGAAACATCACTACTTTATTTCAAGTTAAGTAAAGTGAGAAAAGTTCCTCAAGGAGGCCTGTTGCCtgtgaaatattatgtgttctgcatttttttgtaataatgtaatattatgaagttTAACACGGCGTATCGTATAggcaatataggtacattactaTGTCTATGAAcgatacctattaaaatattttatgtttcatcaattcatcataatatatatgtatatgtatagtgtttattttacgctcatttataatgattttgtaGTTTTGCTATCAATCAACGTATATAGTGTAATCGAAAGTACgaagaaattaaaatgatttgcaTAATTCcgattgaaaacaaaaaaaattaatcgtcCGATTAACTAATAAGTTAACTCCGAACAAATGCAACGTGTTACACTGCATATCAATCAAATAAGATTCTCGACattaaaattttcgatttttttacttatgatCAAGTTATGATGATTATTGAGTGGAAAACCCGAAGAAATTCGAGCATAAATGAGAAACTACAAAAGTTATAGTCGTGGTGTACTGTGTGAAGAGAGCGGTGAAGAATTACAAAACTACATTTAGGTGATCAAAAATAATAGGCTTTATATATCGAAATCAAATAATCTTGTAAACGATTAGAGATATGAAAGAATGagttatatagataaaatatataataattttatattcccaTAAAATACATAGGCAGGTGTATATAtagcaaatttaaatataaatctatccATTTATGAGATATTTATTGTAACCATACATGAAATATCAAATGTAgccaaataaatattgaatcttatgataatattttcatattactgTGAAAACAACTTTTAATGAATCTTGGGTCAAATTGTCAAGCttgacaaagaaaaaaatatttaaaagtctataaatatctcaaaaagagataaaatatttaaaaaattatatcttatctataaaattctattttaaagattatgtgaacatttaaagtattttacagttatttttttttggtttacaacataatatattacacctaTCCATTCTGTTAACAACCGGTATTTTGtcaatattcttattatgcttcattttttttttgtgttgtatatttttccgattattttaaaatataataggtaccagTTTTAACCCCTCTTCCAAGTATCAAATACCAACTAGatctaatacaatttaatacaattttaaaaaacgcaTAATGAGTAATAATGTGTTATCTTCAACCAATGTATTCATcgcacatattttaaaaaatatacaaataattaaagaaatagataatatcttCAATCACGGTAAAGCTAAATTGCCTACCTAATACGCCGTTCGGctgtttattatatgattataaattactattgtaaTGGAAAAGTAAACTCACAGTAAAAGTTATGTCAGAACCTTTTATTAACATCTATTAGTTAGTGTTCATGGAATTACAAGTTTTCCTATAAAAGTAAATGatttacagtatatatatgtgtgtgtgtgagtgtgcaAGATATGCTGGTATGCGACACTGCTACAATGGAAGAGGAACGCAGCTGATCCTCATTTCAACCACTGCGGGGAGCCGGAGAGTACTGCAGAACATACGTTGTTCATTTACCCGTTTTGGACGGATGCTAGGCACAATATGGAGCAAGCCATCGGTCGCCAGTTACGGGTTGAGGATGTTCCTGATATCATTCTGGGGCCGGAACAAGAACTCCTCCCGGACGATATGTCAAAGAGACGACGGATTGAGACGTTGGTGGAAAGATTGAGGCTGGAATTTGGTAAGATGGTGGAGACGATACTCGGGCAGAAGGAAGTTGTAGAGCGTGTCAGGCAGACAAGAGGAAGACGGGTAGATTAACTATGGTTAATTCTGTTGCCGAAAGCCAGCTATTCAAGGTGGTTAGAAGTCcctatgtataacatttttacaagttGGTGAATCAATGATACGGGACGTGGTGGTAGTATTGTGGCTAACAGTTTCCAACCGTTTCttgtttttggaaataaaaaaaaattatacaatactgcttatgcttatataataattacaagttaatcttatgtttttttgctaaataattttctttcaaaAACAAGGTTATTTAGAGTATTTAGTACTTATAACTTCCAATATTTTTAGCTTTAATTTCGGAAGAACAGAAGTAatgtgattaatttattataattctgtcTGAAGCTAGACTGTGGAAAGAcagattaaaatacaattaaatgagAGAGGGTGAAGGGATGTTCCATCTTAAATCACAATtaacacaaaacaaaataaaaatgatattcgaAAGTTACTTATTTATGTTCACTTCCGgacatatctaaataataatattcatatatttatttattagttcattagatcattagtcattattcattagtcatatcatatattttcgaGGTCGTTAATATGACAACTGCAGCGTCTCATTATTGACGTCCACAAGGTCACGTCCGCCAATCAATTTTGGCCGACGGTCAGGCTTACGACGATGATACCTCATGACCCATcgcatgtatataaattatataatattattatatgtaatacaatcAATTAACAAAGGCGctgtaaaagtattatttgttgttgCCCAACACTCACAACATAGGTGATCAACGGTCACGATAGGATTATTTCTATaccaatatagatatataagacTTATCTTTATAGCGATGGTGTATCATATCGCATCTTTCCGTTTTAAAGTACAACAGATATAATATCCAACatctttagatattatattgcaataatttttctttttttataacctgtataatattatctctaCTACTAATTAAAGCGATTCAGTAAATACACtgcacaaaataattatatcttatgCGATTCGTAGTGCTCAAGGACCATAGAATAACAATTCACAAAAGCTTGTTAAAACATAGATTTAAATGGAATTCAATCTATAGtactacaacaataattatttcgatGTGAAAATAATCACATTGTTCGTACGAATGTAGGTACATactttatacgtattttagtatttaaatatataaatgagatgttattataactgttCTGTAAAATGTTCTCCCCCCACCAAATTATatcgatgtataataatgataacaaatttaaGAAACACTTGTCATATCGGTATGAGACTACTTATTTCATCTGTACTTCTTTTTCCACTTTTTATCCTAACATAAAAAGTTGAACGAAgtctaacaaataataaatattattaaaattagcgatttaaataacatgtttagaagtatatgtttattttagacagtataattttattcattgagttatttattgttcacACTTGGACGAggatattatgatgataactaagtttttataacaattgaaagtggacttaattaaattactttttaaaaatcttatggttttaaatttttattcgaaatcttctaattgtatatttttgatctgtattaaattttattaccaatattcgaattctataaaaatatttcatatcaaCATTATCTAGCCAGTTATAGTCTTACAGAATCCAATAAAAGACTTGTAAAAACCTAGTTAttttgattgttattattattaccaactTGATACTTTGTTATCatcattaatattcaaaaaaataataaaaaaaatctcctAAAAGTGCTGTTTTTGACGTTCCTaaaagaaaaactatttatctaTTGTaagaatactaaaaaaaattgtctttatGGCATTTCCGTTGaactgtacataataaattaaacttttaactcgTTTTCTTTGCGCGTGACCAATACCGTTTCAATTGTGATTCACACTGTACAAGTACAATACCTATTGGTTTAACGAAATTGGATTTTGTCTACGTTTATCGCGACTTCTATCATCCACACCACCACCGAAAAATATAAGTCTTGCAGTTGAgcctaaaatgtttacatggATGGTGGTGGAATGGAGTGTATTGGGGTAGTACTCGATATTCTGCTGCAGTCGTTATCGTATATGAATGCCGCTTTTATTCCCAAAAAGAAATTTCCGTTAGTTCACACtatcatagtaaaaataaaatacttaaatatcatAGTGATGTTAACGGCGCATAATTTAATACGCACGAGTCGTCgaggaaaatgaaaatattatcaattcatACCACTTGAACGTACGTACTAAATAATAAGCTGCAACGTGCGTTGTGTAGCGACATGCGCGCGTGCCGGCGAAGTGgtgtattagatttttatcgtttttaccTTTCGTCGACCGTTCGaatacaaaatcataaaacacaataatacttAACAGCGAATCGAGTTTcgaataagttaataataattcgtgcTGTGACCTgttcttatataataaccattagttgacattttatcattatttcttTCTCAAATCCTTGCAGCGATTTGCATTAGTCGCAGAACGGTTTTCTCCGTTACCATAATTTATGtacccataatatatatatatataaacatataaatttgtGAGAGAGTTACACAATCCCAAcggtttttagtgtttttactGGATGGCAAAAATCACCGTGAACTATTTAGCGTATACGATTAGTCTGTATTAGAGATGACGTGAcgttgatattttcaaaaccgatagaattaaacattttttaataattgtaaataatatgatctcAAAGGTGcttagatgaataagttctccaattaattttcattaattgtaaaaatgataaGCTAAAGAGATACTTATGAGTATTATACTGAGGGCATACAACTTAAGATATACGATACTTAGGTAATGAAATAAGACATTATTGTTTAGTcaataagtaaaaacatattatagaattcggtaaaattatgatttatatagtatagcaACTTTGAGTttactgattaatatttatatataagaattaatagtttatcagCTAAAGCaggtttcatttttaaataagtttatacttaaaacattatagataagtttaaaagttattgtattattttgaaaaagttcAATGAGTTGGTAAAAACatgaacatttatatttttggaccGTTTCTTTGATTTTGTCTTGTGGTTTCTGATATTgcgattgatattattataaatacctttttatgtatatatgtatgtatataaatgtaacacAATAAATGGCAGACACGCGGATAACATTGCTTCGTTTAAACGTAGGTATGACGTTGGAATGATGATTGAACATGAAAGTTCAACAGCTATCGCCGCCGTCCAAGTACACGAACCTATATATTATCGGTTCAAGTGCGTCGACCTATTGATACTTTTAGACGGTTTTCACtctgtttatgtatatatatatatatatatataggtagatgtATACGTGATATAaactgaatacaataatattattttcttatctgGCGGCCATCTCGTATGCATGTAAATCGCGTTTATGTTGATTTCGTCTCGAACGTTTTTCATGTTTACGGACAAAGGACAAATCCGAAGTCCGTTCGGAGATGaatgtaaatgtttttgtgtaatctgACTTATATAGGACTGCTGCTCTATGAATCACCTATGTCATCTGTAGTACAATAAAGTAGTCGTCGTTACACAACACACGCACACCTCTTGAAAAGGTCATGCACCTCCATCGccgtcaaataatataatcacttaTTGGTCGGATCGGCCCTAAACAAATGAGGGGATGTAAGACATTGAATGTTTTAAGTATTCTATATGTTCAACtctctaaaatataatgtatgaaaagtatttttttataactaaaacattCAGTCTGTAaaagtttttacaataataaggcATACATTTACAAGttgagtattaatatatttacataacgtgaaaaaaatgtaacccagctttttattaatgataaatttaatttaagtttgagaatgatatatttatacatatgttatttttttcaggacTTAAAATCTCTAAGCCCTCTATACAGTCTTCTTGAAAATCACTGTACCTAAAtggtgttaaaattaattctgaaaataaaaaaagtgtagGGATGGAATTTCTCCTTACCCGAGTTACCTTCGCCCAACactgaatacaaaatacattatattatttaatagacgGCGACGATTATGTTATAGTGGTTTtcgattgaaataataatgtaaacgaTCACAATCACTCAATGTTACACAATTTTACtaaaagtacaaatatttCCTTCGGTGGCATGATTCGGTAAAAATTACGGACGTGGAACAAACTTCCAACCACGACGTTGATGACGAACCTGACTCGCAGGCGCGATATTTTTCTcacttatttaatacttatgaaataataataaataaacctaggtactattataatattattgttgtgatcCGGAGTATatcgaaataatatcattgtcacgtgtatatagtatatattacgttttacgtataatacacattatattttaaacatataaaacgtGCATGTTTAGTTATGCCCCCGCGCGTGATTTCACGTGTTTGTGAGAACTGAGAGTACACTATATCAGGAAAAGCTCGTGGACGAACCAACATCGCAGCATGTTGTAGGCTTGTGTGCATGTGTGTACGGAAAGAAAAACGCACACGCAGGTTATCATGTGTAGACCGGCTCGCCTTGACCTTGGCAATAGACGTACACACTGTCGCGTCATTCGCTAACATGTGTTGGAGTGCgtttatatgtgtatgtacaCGGTACTTAAACGGCTATACATTTGCAACAATTGAatggtaaaatttaaacacgCAAGAGGGTGCAGCTTATTACCGGAGGACGTGGCTACGATCGGTGCAGTTCACCCCCAAGCAATTCACATGACGGTTGCGCGAtgttacacaaatataataataaaaataataatgcaattttgaaatttaaattaagtggGGTGTATAGAAAAAAGAGGTTTCTTTTAAGAACATCTCTCTAGGTCCATATGCTTTATCTACAGAATTAATGTACTtagatatatctataattttacacAGATGTGGTAAGTATACCATAATTTAGTATCTCTGTTGTATGTTGCAGCGAAGGGAAAAAAATCatcagtaataaaataaacaaagcaATCAACGAAATCGTTTCAAAATCACACCGTGAACACATCATGATACAACGCACGATAATAATCCTCAGCTACAGTGTAATTAGACTGCCACCAATTAGGTAGGTAGACAAATACAACAGTGTAAAAGTTATAATGAAACGCAACAACAGTGTTTTGCAATATTGCTGTGAATTGGGTgaaaatctagaaaatgtaaaaatctgATTACTTGtcacagaaaataatattttgttgtttttgtcaTCGGTTTTCACGGTCATCAAGAAAAAATCCGCTGTTTCTCCAACCGGTTATTCCACCTTGCATGCATCGCGCGTACCATTATGTAATTCTCTGgaattgattttgatttaataaaacgtgAAAAGAGAGATTGAACAAAAAATCGGGGAGGGGAGACTGACATTATCAATAAAC includes the following:
- the LOC113554833 gene encoding odorant receptor 2a-like, which translates into the protein MSSFEVPDVAINIELYKLSCFYHVFNPNTTEIFGYHFYRFTGILLTVCIQLCVLFGLLGCCMEMEDTINYIERFIFIFVNSSNFLSVVKICVFIYKAKDTWDLFDVTRVNFLKSEQCCKFRNEILEKVRNKSIRLTNFIFGFATMTFIIWIIYPLVVNFFLIATDQNNHQRYQNIFNMRYPVSINTYNKYFFIFYAIEVIMGLFILYNSILIDTFLVSFCWVFIAQYKILSKAFENIELKDVDKLNKNCSINAYNDLKLILGDQRRLNSKLKLYYSIIWYMVLTYVVFSSCSIITLTYSFIMVCISTTKSLPVLSIIKIIAPFIIVSFQLFLHCYFFGLINFKKESVTYGMYSCDWTSMDLKFKKLLLLSMRMNDVDTLMIKATPTKIINLEFFVKVMITTYNIVSAMLNTFNSKI